The genomic stretch CGGGCGGCGCGAGCTCCACCGGTGTCCCCGGCCGCTCCATCACGGGCACGGGCTCCTCGCGGTCGCCCTCGGCGCCGAAGACGACGTCCACGTGCGAGCCGGCGTAGCGGCGGTCGCGCCCGGTGCTCCATGCCAGCGCGGCGAAGCCGGCGGCGACGACGGCGAGCAGGGCGCCGGCCGACGCCACCGTCGCCGGGGTCACCGAGAACGCCCGCTGCGGGGACCACCGCTCCTCCAGGCGCGGCTGCGGTGCGGGCACCACCCCCGCCGGGATGGCGGCCACGACGGTGAGCCCCTCGAACGCGCCGAGGGCGTCGTGGGTGAACCGGGCGGTCGCGCCGTCGGAGCGGGCGGCGGCGCACGGCAGAGAGGACCCCTCGGGCCCGGCGAAGCACGCCACCTGGAGGATCGTCGTCGGCGCCACCACGGTCACGGAGGCGCGCTCGACGGGGACGCTCCACTCCGCCCCGACGGCGTTCCAGTACAGCTCGTCGTGGTCGTCGAAGCCGTTGAGGGCGGCCTCGACGCGGTAGCCGATGGTGTAGGTGTGCGCTCCGGTGATCGTCCGGTCGGGGTCGCCGATGCGCAGCGTCACGTCCCCACCGCCGCGCTCCACCCGGTACTCGTCGGGCGTGCCCGGCGAACCCTCGACGGAGACGACCTCCACCGGGTACACGCGGTCGTAGCGGTGGTCGTAGCGGAGCCGGACCGGGATCGTGCGCAGGATGCCGTGGCGCTCCTGCGTCCCGAAGTCGTAGGCGATCACCTCCCGGACGTCGAGGTCCCCGTCGTCGTCGATGCGCAGCTCCACCCGGTAGTCGCGGATCCGCGCCCCGGAGCCCTGGGCCGCCGCCGGGTGGGCAGGGGGCGCGACGGCCACCATCGCCGTCGCCGCCACCGCCGCCAGGGCCGCCGGCACGGCGGCGGCGAGGACCCGTCGGAGCGGTGCCACGGCCGTCGAGCGTACCGGTGGGGCGGCCCGGCGCCCCGGAGCGGTGCCGGTGGCCGAGAATGGGCGGGTGACCGCCACCGCGTCCCTGCCCGCCCCCGCCGCCGCGGCCGCCGTCGCCCGCGCCCTGGTGGACAACGTGGCCGGCGTCGTCCTCGGCAAGCGCGACCGCGTCGAGCTCGTGGTGGCCGGCCTGCTGTCGGGCGGCCACGTGCTGCTGGAGGACGTCCCCGGCGTGGGCAAGACGCTGCTGGCCCGCAGCCTGGCCCGGTCCGTCTCCGGGTCGGTGGCCCGCGTCCAGGGGACGGCCGACCTCATG from Acidimicrobiales bacterium encodes the following:
- a CDS encoding DUF2207 domain-containing protein, which codes for MAPLRRVLAAAVPAALAAVAATAMVAVAPPAHPAAAQGSGARIRDYRVELRIDDDGDLDVREVIAYDFGTQERHGILRTIPVRLRYDHRYDRVYPVEVVSVEGSPGTPDEYRVERGGGDVTLRIGDPDRTITGAHTYTIGYRVEAALNGFDDHDELYWNAVGAEWSVPVERASVTVVAPTTILQVACFAGPEGSSLPCAAARSDGATARFTHDALGAFEGLTVVAAIPAGVVPAPQPRLEERWSPQRAFSVTPATVASAGALLAVVAAGFAALAWSTGRDRRYAGSHVDVVFGAEGDREEPVPVMERPGTPVELAPPDGVRAGQVGTVVDEHASALDVVATIVDLAVRGYLRIDEVEKKRLFGKADWRLVRLAKDGGDLLRYERLLLDALFEKASDGMVEMSELRDTFAERLKTVQDALYDDAVERRWFPDRPDHIRTRWRVIGVFVMAVGAGLVYLAARYTRAGIVPVPVVLGGLLLVAGASRMPRRTGRGTAVVRRVAGFRRFIEDSEKERARFAEREHLFSEYLPYAIVFGCTEKWANAFAGLDGELPEVAWYAGADGFTASSFSSSMDGFTVTTAGTIASTPGGSW